A single genomic interval of Macadamia integrifolia cultivar HAES 741 chromosome 6, SCU_Mint_v3, whole genome shotgun sequence harbors:
- the LOC122082709 gene encoding uncharacterized protein LOC122082709, producing MGSLFSLTLPINLVALLSLSWWNIIHSQGFDAAQLLDHVVRDHAFLSYTGHTKTGSLYLVNLPENFSDIKADTVRFRCGSLRRYGAQIKEFNLEMGLTVRPCVERVIVIRQNLGSNWSSIYYDSFNFSGYQLVSPVLGLLAYNADDDLNSSNRSEIGIFAGEKPIMIDFSRDVRIKAPPGLNPLCASLNSDGTVSLSEQVKENVCITPRDGHFALVIAPTMPKMKGRVSRWKVLVGSIIGGGLGVFLLFLLLIALVVKVKKRSRIAEMERRAYEEEALQMSMVGHVRAPTATVTRTVPTLEHGYAPP from the coding sequence AtgggctctctcttctctctcacttTACCAATAAATTTAGTTGCTTTACTCTCACTTTCATGGTGGAACATAATCCACAGTCAAGGTTTTGATGCTGCTCAACTTCTCGATCATGTCGTTAGAGATCATGCTTTCCTCTCTTACACAGGACACACAAAGACTGGTTCCTTGTACCTGGTAAACCTGCCTGAAAATTTCTCCGACATAAAAGCTGATACAGTCAGGTTTAGATGCGGCAGTCTTCGAAGGTATGGAGCACAGATTAAAGAATTCAATTTAGAAATGGGTCTTACAGTTCGTCCATGTGTGGAGAGAGTTATAGTGATTCGACAGAATTTGGGAAGTAATTGGTCTTCAATTTACTATGACAGTTTTAATTTTTCTGGGTATCAACTTGTTTCCCCTGTTCTAGGCCTTCTGGCATACAATGCTGATGATGATCTCAACTCTAGTAATCGAAGCGAAATCGGGATTTTCGCCGGAGAGAAGCCTATTATGATTGATTTCTCTAGAGATGTAAGGATAAAGGCTCCTCCTGGTTTGAATCCTTTATGTGCTAGTCTCAATTCAGATGGAACTGTGAGTTTGTCAGAACAGGTGAAGGAGAATGTATGTATCACACCAAGGGATGGCCATTTCGCTCTGGTGATTGCGCCGACGATGCCTAAGATGAAGGGAAGAGTGAGTCGATGGAAGGTTTTAGTTGGAAGTATAATTGGAGGTGGATTGGGtgtgtttcttttatttttacttttaattGCTTTGGTTGTTAAGGTGAAGAAGAGGTCTAGAATTGCAGAGATGGAGAGGAGGGCTTATGAAGAAGAAGCTTTGCAGATGTCAATGGTTGGACATGTGAGGGCACCTACAGCAACTGTGACTCGAACTGTTCCTACACTTGAACATGGGTATGCTCCTCCATGA
- the LOC122082798 gene encoding expansin-A7-like, whose protein sequence is MCIATYTGYRGGPWLSAHATFYGDQTASETMGGACGYGNLYASGYGTQTAALSSTLFQNGLGCGGCYQIRCVQSPHCFKGVLFTTVTATNLCPPNWSENSNAGGWCNPPRTHFDMSKPAFMKIADWHAGIIPVMYRRVPCMRRGGIRFQLQGNGYWLLVYAMNVGGAGDIAGMWVKGSRTRWISMSHNWGASYQAFEALGGQALSFRIASRTTRQIIIAYNVAPSNWNTGMTYAAKVNFR, encoded by the exons ATGTGTATAGCTACGTATACTGGTTACCGTGGAGGTCCATGGCTATCTGCTCATGCCACCTTCTATGGTGATCAAACAGCATCAGAAACAATGG GAGGAGCTTGTGGCTATGGAAACTTGTACGCTAGTGGTTATGGGACTCAGACAGCAGCTTTGAGCTCAACATTGTTTCAGAATGGATTAGGGTGTGGAGGTTGTTATCAGATACGGTGTGTTCAATCACCTCACTGTTTTAAAGGTGTCTTGTTCACAACCGTCACTGCTACCAACCTTTGCCCTCCCAATTGGTCTGAGAATTCCAATGCTGGTGGCTGGTGTAACCCACCTAGGACTCACTTCGACATGTCTAAGCCAGCATTCATGAAAATCGCCGATTGGCACGCCGGCATCATCCCAGTCATGTACCGTCG AGTGCCTTGCATGAGGAGAGGGGGAATTCGATTTCAGCTCCAAGGAAATGGGTACTGGTTATTGGTGTATGCAATGAATGTGGGAGGAGCAGGAGACATAGCAGGAATGTGGGTGAAAGGAAGTCGCACTAGGTGGATAAGCATGAGCCATAACTGGGGGGCATCATACCAAGCATTTGAAGCTCTAGGTGGACAAGCCCTCTCTTTCAGGATTGCCAGTCGCACCACAAGGCAGATAATTATTGCTTATAACGTCGCCCCCAGTAACTGGAACACTGGAATGACATATGCGGCTAAAGTGAATTTCCGTTGA
- the LOC122082842 gene encoding putative F-box protein At5g55150 codes for MGNWAELCKDILRLIVDQFSKIEDIAQFGAVCHSWRLVSVEKWHFSIASPWLMLVEKEDSDNRDFYCLSTKKVYRLNLPEARGRMCWSSYGWLITLGLDMEIHLFNPFSRSRVLIRLPPQPTLPNQYDDSVSPEYVRRIFIRKVILSSRPTLCVGNDEKCMVMGIFSEYRKLAFLRLGDEVWTPVYTPQGGINDVIYMNGQFYAIADEGKLVIVDISKPDPKTIEIAEPPKDYDIGARPYLVELEGELFLVGRGIFVEYVGVECNEPQSARETEDFEVYKFSFDDKKWTKVESLDNRALFVGANASFAIFSSNHPGCEPNCIYFTDDGAYGLMKDTARKDMGLFRMEIGEFDEHYVGPDILTCVCAPLWISPSP; via the coding sequence ATGGGGAACTGGGCCGAACTTTGTAAGGACATTCTAAGATTGATTGTGGATCAGTTTTCGAAAATCGAAGATATTGCTCAGTTTGGTGCGGTTTGCCATTCATGGCGATTAGTTTCAGTCGAGAAGTGGCACTTCTCAATTGCTTCACCCTGGTTGATGCTTGTAGAGAAGGAAGATAGTGACAACCGTGACTTTTACTGTCTCTCTACGAAAAAGGTTTACCGCTTGAACTTGCCAGAGGCCCGTGGGAGGATGTGTTGGTCCTCCTATGGTTGGTTGATTACTTTAGGGCTTGATATGGAGATTCACTTATTTAACCCCTTTTCTCGATCTCGGGTTCTAATTCGGCTTCCACCTCAACCAACCCTCCCAAATCAATACGATGATAGCGTAAGTCCAGAATATGTTCGTCGGATTTTTATAAGAAAAGTGATATTATCCTCGAGACCAACCCTTTGTGTTGGTAATGATGAGAAATGCATGGTTATGGGGATTTTTTCAGAATATAGGAAATTAGCCTTTTTGAGATTGGGAGATGAAGTTTGGACTCCTGTATACACTCCTCAAGGTGGTATTAATGATGTCATCTACATGAATGGTCAATTCTATGCTATAGCTGACGAAGGGAAATTGGTAATTGTTGATATTTCCAAGCCTGATCCAAAGACGATTGAGATTGCTGAACCACCAAAGGATTATGATATTGGTGCAAGGCCTTATCTTGTGGAGTTAGAAGGAGAACTCTTTTTGGTTGGCCGGGGAATTTTTGTGGAATATGTGGGTGTAGAGTGTAATGAGCCTCAATCTGCTCGAGAAACAGAAGATTTTGAAGTTTACAAGTTCAGTTTCGATGACAAGAAGTGGACAAAGGTGGAGAGCTTGGACAACCGTGCGCTGTTTGTGGGTGCTAACGCCTCATTTGCCATCTTCTCCTCTAACCATCCAGGATGTGAACCCAACTGTATCTACTTCACTGATGACGGTGCATATGGTCTTATGAAAGACACAGCTCGTAAGGACATGGGATTGTTTCGGATGGAGATTGGGGAATTTGATGAACACTATGTTGGCCCAGACATCCTTACTTGTGTTTGTGCACCTCTTTGGATTTCTCCTTCTCCATAA